GCGCCGCCAACCGCGAGATCGCCACCCGCCTCTACGTCAGCGAAGGCACCGTCAAGAACCACATCTCCCGCATCCTCGGCCGTCTCAACCTCCGCGACCGCACCCAGGCCGCCCTCTACGCCCGCGACCACGGCCTGCTCGAATAATGGACGGCGCATCCGGAGCATCGCTGATAGCTTCCGTCATGTGCCGAAGCTGAATCAGATCATCGCCGTCGAAAAAGGCGTCAAGTCCAAGTCCTTCCAGGAGCTGACCCAGGCTCACCAGGACCTCCAGAAGCCCGCGCTGCTGGCCGGGATCGCCCGGACCTACCAGCCGAAGGACGAGGAGGGCGAGCAGCTGCCGCCCGAGTCCACCCGGGTGCAGGTGAAGGCCGAGGACGTCCTGCGCAGCACGGCCGCGACGCTGACCCGGCTGTTCGACGTGACCGCCACCAAGGACCGGGCGAACCGGACGGCCGCCGCGGACGTGGTGGTGGACGGCGCCGTCCTGCTGGCCGATGTCCCGGTGCCCTACCTGCTCTTCCTGGAGAAGCAGCTCACCGACCTCTACACCTTCGTCCGGAAGCTGCCGGTGCTGGACGCCGCCGAGTCGTGGAACCTCGACCCGTCGACGGACTCCTGGAAG
This genomic interval from Kitasatospora gansuensis contains the following:
- a CDS encoding DUF7873 family protein, whose translation is MPKLNQIIAVEKGVKSKSFQELTQAHQDLQKPALLAGIARTYQPKDEEGEQLPPESTRVQVKAEDVLRSTAATLTRLFDVTATKDRANRTAAADVVVDGAVLLADVPVPYLLFLEKQLTDLYTFVRKLPVLDAAESWNLDPSTDSWKTDAVRTIRTKKVPRNHVKAEATEKHPAQVEVYYEDIPVGYWTTVKFSGALPARRVNELTERLEKLQQAVKFAREEANNTEVTDERVGDAVFGYLFR